From one Misgurnus anguillicaudatus chromosome 2, ASM2758022v2, whole genome shotgun sequence genomic stretch:
- the LOC141350573 gene encoding NACHT, LRR and PYD domains-containing protein 1 homolog: MVWVRCSLQVPCTTLTVLKVQSHNCISHTVKFSQKEKILDVHLLPRNVPLSEVKIQHKENRHIQTSSKCRLTPGREYSLCCLPEGLKVQPMNELFEFDFDPNFHPTFEVILDVNIEEIKLGLLDKTDEETTVWTPRQIFFTESGSSTDSTANIKDMESEFVDNNRDELIQRVTSVMEIADCLRSKKMITDEMWSEVHAENTHRKQMRILYMVLISGGSAVKAEFYKLLKEKEPHLVESLESSSSTSAQ, encoded by the exons ATGGTTTGGGTCAGATGCAGCCTGCAGGTCCCTTGTACAACATTGACTGTTTTGAAGGTTCAATCTCACAACTGCATCTCCCACACTGTGAAATTTTCTCAG aaagagaaaatacTGGATGTCCATTTGCTTCCAAGGAATGTCCCGCTGTCAGAG GTAAAAATTCAACACAAGGAGAATCGTCACATTCAGACCAGTTCAAAATGTCGTCTGACTCCAGGTAGAGAGTACAGTCTGTGTTGTCTACCAGAGGGACTTAAAGTACAACCAATG aATGAATTGTTTGAGTTTGATTTCGACCCAAACTTTCATCCCACATTTGAAGTGATTCTGGATGTAAACATTGAGGAGATAAAGCTCGGTCTGTTGGATAAAACCGATGAAGAGACAACAGTTTGGACACCACGCCAAATCTTTTTTACAG AATCAGGTTCCAGTACTGACTCTACTGCTAACATAAAGGACATGG AATCAGAATTTGTGGACAACAATAGAGATGAACTCATTCAGAGAGTCACGTCTGTGATGGAGATAGCTGACTGTCTGAGGTCAAAGAAGATGATTACAGATGAAATGTGGAGTGAAGTTCACGCTGAGAATACCCACAGAAAACAGATGAGAATCTTGTACATGGTGCTGATCTCAGGAGGTTCAGCTGTAAAAGCAGAATTTTACAAACTACTGAAGGAGAAGGAACCTCATCTAGTAGAGAGCTTAGAGTCTTCATCATCCACTAGTGCTCAGTAA